From a single Mesorhizobium shangrilense genomic region:
- a CDS encoding IclR family transcriptional regulator: protein MTGDRYRVQSVGRALDIIDKIANAGKDGARLTDLALAAGITKAAAYAILLSLKAAGIVSDTGEGMSKRYRLGLALVRLGDLAAAGTGVAEVAMPILRQLTQATGITSRVAIWDEDAAVVVGRADAPDAIRFDAALGRRERPHCSAVGKIFLAAMPRQQAIDILERVGYPARTPKTLSTIPALTSALDTVVSRHFALDDEEDHAGVVCIAAAIFGHDGAAIGAISVTTLKQLLPDHALPPLTHALIEHADRISVALGGLPAAASWPAKA, encoded by the coding sequence ATGACCGGAGACCGATATCGGGTGCAAAGTGTCGGCCGCGCGCTCGACATCATCGACAAGATCGCCAACGCGGGAAAAGACGGTGCCCGCTTGACCGACCTGGCGCTGGCGGCGGGAATCACCAAGGCAGCCGCCTATGCGATCCTGCTCAGCCTGAAGGCGGCAGGCATCGTGTCCGACACCGGTGAAGGCATGAGCAAGCGCTACCGGCTCGGTCTTGCATTGGTTCGGCTTGGCGATCTTGCGGCAGCCGGCACAGGCGTGGCCGAAGTCGCGATGCCGATCCTGCGCCAGCTGACGCAGGCGACCGGCATCACCTCGCGTGTGGCGATATGGGACGAGGATGCGGCTGTCGTCGTCGGCCGCGCCGATGCGCCCGACGCCATTCGTTTCGATGCCGCGCTCGGACGACGCGAGCGGCCGCACTGTTCGGCGGTCGGCAAGATCTTTCTCGCGGCAATGCCTCGCCAGCAGGCGATCGACATACTTGAGCGTGTCGGCTATCCGGCACGGACACCCAAGACCCTCAGCACGATACCGGCGCTCACGTCAGCGCTCGACACGGTCGTCTCCCGCCATTTTGCGCTGGACGACGAGGAAGATCATGCAGGGGTCGTCTGCATCGCGGCCGCGATCTTCGGCCATGACGGCGCGGCCATCGGCGCGATCAGCGTCACCACGCTCAAGCAATTGCTGCCGGACCACGCTTTGCCGCCGTTGACCCACGCGCTGATAGAACACGCGGACCGAATCTCGGTGGCGCTTGGCGGCTTGCCGGCAGCGGCGTCATGGCCGGCGAAGGCATGA
- a CDS encoding inositol monophosphatase family protein, giving the protein MPSNEIELAQRFDFAVALARQAGAVAMHYFRKGGDLRTVEKGPQDLVTIADHDVDCLIRHSIGEHFPDDGILTEESGGKIAQATWVIDPIDGTGNFARGIASFAISIAFCVGGIARIGIVFDPVADEMFTAWRGHGAFCNGAPMHVSATQDIRQAAVEAGYSRKAPLADYLALLDRLLDAGCEFMQFGSAARGLAQVASGRIDAYVEAHLFAWDVLAGLLLVEEAGGCTTGFPLVGDGQHGLAVFACTPGIGAPLRAIVDARGKTR; this is encoded by the coding sequence ATGCCCTCGAATGAGATCGAGCTTGCTCAGCGTTTCGACTTCGCCGTTGCGTTGGCCAGGCAGGCGGGCGCCGTCGCCATGCACTACTTTCGCAAGGGTGGAGATTTGCGGACGGTCGAGAAAGGCCCGCAGGACCTAGTCACCATCGCGGACCATGACGTCGATTGCCTGATCCGCCATTCGATTGGGGAGCACTTTCCCGATGACGGCATTCTCACCGAAGAATCGGGAGGCAAGATCGCGCAAGCTACCTGGGTGATCGACCCGATCGACGGCACCGGAAATTTCGCGCGCGGCATAGCAAGCTTCGCGATTTCCATCGCCTTCTGCGTCGGAGGCATCGCACGGATCGGCATCGTGTTCGATCCCGTGGCGGATGAGATGTTCACGGCATGGCGCGGCCACGGTGCTTTCTGCAATGGCGCGCCGATGCATGTCAGCGCTACGCAGGACATCCGGCAGGCTGCCGTGGAAGCCGGCTATTCGCGCAAGGCACCGCTGGCCGACTATCTGGCCCTGCTCGACCGTCTTCTCGATGCCGGTTGCGAATTCATGCAGTTCGGGTCGGCGGCGCGCGGCCTTGCGCAGGTCGCCTCGGGGCGTATCGACGCCTATGTCGAAGCCCATCTCTTCGCCTGGGATGTGCTGGCGGGGTTGCTGCTGGTGGAAGAGGCCGGCGGCTGCACGACCGGTTTTCCGCTTGTCGGGGACGGACAGCACGGCCTGGCCGTTTTCGCCTGCACGCCGGGCATCGGAGCGCCGTTGCGCGCGATCGTCGATGCTCGGGGAAAGACAAGGTAA
- a CDS encoding NUDIX hydrolase: MTRQAAKQPAGDNRSQTVSADLIAVVIAVTDGKPRVLTVGHEGALPSGPFELGHRSLQSGLRAWVERLTHHPLGYIEQLYTFADRDRAGDEPVQRVISISYLGLTREEPAVGPTTHSWRNWYDYFPWEDHRAGVPAVLPAILMPRLQAWADDAEHPDMRHDRWQRAAIAFGLDGRAWNEELVLQRYELLYEAALVAEALRGSAAGSTPAVPGQPMIADHRRILATGIARLRTKIKYRPVVFELMPPAFTLLQLQRTVEALSGGLVHKQNFRRLIEQQDLVEETGETMSDTGGRPAKRFRFRQTVLAERAVAGTKLPLSRA, from the coding sequence ATGACCAGACAAGCCGCCAAACAGCCCGCTGGAGATAACCGCAGCCAGACTGTCAGCGCAGACCTGATCGCCGTCGTGATCGCCGTGACGGATGGCAAGCCACGCGTGCTGACCGTTGGCCACGAAGGCGCCCTGCCATCTGGTCCGTTCGAACTCGGCCATCGCTCCCTGCAGTCCGGCCTCAGGGCATGGGTGGAGCGGCTGACCCACCATCCGCTGGGCTACATCGAACAGCTCTATACATTCGCCGACCGCGACCGGGCCGGCGACGAACCCGTGCAACGGGTGATCTCGATCAGCTATCTCGGACTGACGCGCGAGGAGCCGGCTGTCGGACCGACAACACATAGCTGGCGCAACTGGTATGATTACTTCCCCTGGGAAGATCACCGTGCCGGCGTGCCGGCTGTTTTGCCGGCTATCTTGATGCCTCGGCTGCAGGCATGGGCCGACGATGCTGAACACCCCGACATGCGGCATGACCGCTGGCAGCGTGCGGCGATCGCCTTTGGCCTGGACGGCCGTGCCTGGAACGAGGAACTTGTCCTGCAGCGCTATGAACTGCTCTACGAGGCCGCGCTGGTGGCGGAGGCCTTGCGAGGATCAGCTGCCGGCAGCACGCCGGCTGTCCCAGGCCAGCCGATGATTGCCGACCACCGTCGTATCCTGGCGACGGGCATCGCCAGGCTTCGAACCAAGATCAAATACCGCCCTGTCGTGTTCGAACTGATGCCGCCGGCATTTACCCTGCTGCAACTGCAACGCACCGTGGAGGCGCTGTCCGGCGGGCTGGTGCACAAGCAGAATTTCAGGCGGCTCATCGAACAGCAGGACCTTGTCGAGGAAACCGGCGAGACGATGTCCGACACCGGCGGACGCCCCGCCAAGCGCTTCCGCTTCCGCCAGACGGTGCTGGCGGAACGGGCTGTCGCAGGTACGAAATTACCACTTTCGCGCGCTTGA